A portion of the Chryseobacterium tructae genome contains these proteins:
- the ilvA gene encoding threonine ammonia-lyase IlvA: MRTGETYLSMLDNVYKAAERLESVCVRTPLAVNNNLSRVYHAKIHFKREDLQRVRSYKIRGAYNKMATMSNEELSKGIVCASAGNHAQGVAFACNRMKVKGTIFMPLPTPGQKLEQVKMFGGDYIDVALWGDTFDEAKEAAMRFCNEHEGIFIHPFDDPAIIEGQATTALEILEQSDEPIDYLFVPIGGGGLAAGICSVFKELSPQTKIIGVEPSAAASMKKALEEGQPVHIEKISRFVDGAAVQQVGNLTFQLCKDTLYDMATVEEGLVCETILSLYNKDAIVVEPAGALSVAALEKYKDQIQGKNVVCIISGSNNDITRMEEIKEKALLHANLKHYFLVRFPQRPGALKTFVMDVLGPTDDITFFEYTQKNSKEKGIAVVGIALKQKEDFTPLMDNMKKQDFFVNYLNNDPSLMNLLI, encoded by the coding sequence ATGAGGACGGGAGAAACCTACTTATCCATGTTGGATAACGTTTACAAAGCGGCAGAAAGACTTGAAAGTGTATGCGTCAGAACCCCTTTAGCTGTTAATAACAACTTGTCTAGGGTTTATCATGCGAAAATACACTTTAAAAGAGAAGATCTTCAACGAGTAAGGTCTTACAAAATCAGAGGGGCATACAATAAAATGGCAACAATGTCTAATGAAGAATTGTCCAAAGGAATTGTTTGTGCCAGCGCAGGAAATCATGCCCAGGGAGTTGCTTTTGCCTGTAACAGGATGAAAGTGAAAGGAACTATTTTTATGCCTTTACCAACACCGGGACAAAAGCTGGAGCAGGTAAAAATGTTTGGTGGTGATTATATTGATGTTGCTTTATGGGGTGATACCTTCGATGAGGCAAAAGAGGCAGCGATGAGGTTTTGCAATGAGCACGAAGGAATATTCATTCACCCCTTTGATGATCCTGCGATTATTGAAGGTCAGGCCACAACGGCATTGGAAATCCTTGAACAGAGTGACGAACCTATTGATTATCTCTTTGTACCGATTGGCGGTGGAGGACTGGCAGCCGGGATTTGTTCTGTCTTTAAGGAATTATCTCCTCAAACAAAAATCATTGGAGTAGAACCTTCGGCTGCAGCAAGTATGAAAAAAGCGCTGGAAGAAGGACAGCCTGTACATATTGAAAAGATTAGCCGCTTTGTAGATGGTGCCGCTGTACAGCAAGTAGGAAATCTTACGTTTCAACTTTGTAAAGACACGCTCTATGATATGGCTACAGTAGAAGAAGGGCTTGTGTGTGAAACGATACTTTCATTATATAATAAAGATGCTATTGTGGTAGAACCGGCAGGAGCTCTTTCAGTAGCTGCATTGGAAAAATACAAAGATCAGATACAGGGAAAAAATGTAGTCTGTATCATCAGTGGAAGCAATAATGATATCACACGAATGGAAGAGATCAAAGAAAAAGCTTTACTGCATGCTAACTTAAAGCATTATTTTCTGGTGAGGTTTCCACAACGCCCCGGAGCTTTGAAAACCTTTGTGATGGATGTGCTCGGACCTACTGATGATATTACCTTTTTTGAATATACCCAGAAGAATTCAAAAGAAAAGGGGATCGCAGTAGTAGGAATTGCACTGAAACAAAAAGAAGATTTCACTCCACTAATGGATAATATGAAAAAGCAGGATTTCTTTGTGAATTATCTCAATAATGATCCGTCTTTAATGAATCTGCTGATTTAA
- the ilvE gene encoding branched-chain-amino-acid transaminase: protein MYYNDDTIIYFNGNFMKAKEAGTNLYGQSLHYGYSVFEGIKSYSTAHGTRIFKAKEHYERLQRSAELMHIPFDYSADQLTELTYELLELNGFTDAYIRPLVTCSPNMSLSKGKESYLSLLAWEWSNGYLADKMKIMTSEFQRPNPKAFKVEAKVGGHYVNSILACQDAKDKGYDEALVLDENGHVAESSGANVFYEKDGTLFTPAKGSILPGITRQTVFEICNELNIPVKETLFKPEEMRGADAGFFCGTAAEIVALDSLDDVPFTKKWEDTASEKVQQAYLKLVRVLSL from the coding sequence ATGTATTACAACGACGACACGATCATCTATTTTAATGGAAATTTTATGAAGGCCAAAGAAGCCGGAACCAATCTTTACGGGCAATCGCTTCACTATGGATATTCAGTTTTTGAAGGTATCAAATCCTACAGTACTGCCCATGGTACCAGAATCTTTAAAGCGAAAGAGCATTATGAAAGATTACAAAGATCCGCAGAACTGATGCATATCCCTTTTGATTATTCAGCAGATCAGCTTACGGAACTTACCTATGAACTTTTGGAGCTTAACGGTTTTACTGATGCGTATATCAGGCCTTTGGTAACCTGCTCGCCCAATATGTCGCTTTCAAAAGGTAAAGAATCTTACCTGTCTTTATTAGCCTGGGAATGGAGCAATGGCTATCTGGCAGATAAAATGAAGATCATGACTTCGGAATTTCAGCGTCCTAATCCGAAAGCTTTTAAGGTCGAAGCAAAAGTAGGCGGCCACTATGTGAACTCTATTTTAGCTTGTCAGGATGCAAAAGACAAAGGATATGATGAAGCTCTGGTATTGGATGAGAATGGACATGTGGCAGAAAGTTCAGGCGCTAATGTTTTTTATGAAAAAGACGGGACATTATTTACTCCTGCAAAAGGAAGCATTCTTCCCGGTATCACAAGGCAGACGGTTTTTGAAATATGCAATGAACTGAATATTCCTGTTAAAGAAACCCTTTTTAAACCAGAAGAAATGAGAGGGGCAGATGCCGGATTTTTCTGTGGTACAGCAGCTGAAATTGTAGCCTTGGATTCTTTGGATGATGTTCCTTTCACAAAAAAATGGGAAGACACCGCCAGTGAGAAGGTTCAACAGGCTTATTTGAAATTGGTGAGAGTTTTGTCATTGTAA